In the Octopus bimaculoides isolate UCB-OBI-ISO-001 chromosome 18, ASM119413v2, whole genome shotgun sequence genome, one interval contains:
- the LOC106882938 gene encoding ubiquitin domain-containing protein 2 gives MGGCIGAHRDNGPPSGESSDVTVSIGRNQPLKPEKPKWKSDVPLTEGQLRSKRDEFWDTAPAFEGRKEIWDALKAAAYALETGDHSLAQAIVDGANISLPNGTLMDCYDELGNRYQLPVYVLSAPTNLIEEVSDSDTIQDADSASPGLELPIKFRLSHTNKDLKLYVRTTDTVWKVKKRIFEEEGIDPSRQRWFFSGRLLSDKMKIEDTKISKGFVVQVIVSPSPCNPAGDHA, from the exons TTTCTATTGGACGAAACCAACCCCTGAAACCAGAGAAACCTAAATGGAAAAGTGATGTTCCATTGACTGAAGGACAGCTCAGAAGTAAAAGAGATGAATTCTGGGACACAGCCCCTGCATTTGAAGGCAGAAAAGAGATCTGGGATGCACTTAAAGCTGCTGCGTATGCTCTGGAAACCGGAGACCATTCACTAGCTCAAGCCATCGTTGATGGAGCCAATATATCATTACCAAATG GTACTTTAATGGACTGCTACGATGAACTAGGCAATCGATATCAACTTCCTGTGTATGTGTTAAGTGCCCCGACCAATTTAATTGAGGAAGTCAGTGACAGTGATACAATACAAGATGCAGACTCGGCGTCCCCTGGTCTGGAACTACCAATCAAATTCCGTCTTTCACACACTAATAAAGACTTAAAGTTGTACGTTCGAACAACGGACACTGTATGGAAAGTTAAGAAAAGAATATTCGAAGAAGAAGGCATAGATCCTTCTCGTCAGCGATGGTTTTTCTCTGGTCGACTCCTtagtgataaaatgaaaattgaagaCACAAAAATTTCCAAAGGATTTGTAGTACAAGTCATTGTATCGCCATCTCCATGTAATCCAGCTGGTGACCATGCTTAA